The bacterium genome includes a region encoding these proteins:
- a CDS encoding response regulator codes for MSGRVLIVDDEPANLLLLESYLAGTVDVIRVLSDSRQVEQVFAEFEPDLLLLDLHMPDPDGLEVLRRLRSARLSLGFLPVIVLTGDTGHVARNSALILGADEFLIKPLDRQEVVLRVRNLLQTRQLYVDLARANAALQDQAQPPK; via the coding sequence ATGAGCGGGCGCGTGCTGATCGTGGACGACGAGCCGGCGAACCTGTTGCTTCTGGAGAGCTACCTGGCCGGCACCGTGGACGTGATCCGTGTGCTGAGCGACTCACGCCAGGTCGAGCAGGTCTTCGCCGAATTCGAACCCGACCTGCTCCTGCTCGACCTGCACATGCCCGACCCCGACGGGCTGGAGGTGCTGCGCCGCCTCCGCAGCGCGCGGTTGAGCCTCGGCTTCCTCCCCGTCATCGTGCTCACCGGGGACACCGGGCATGTGGCGCGAAACAGCGCCCTCATCCTGGGCGCGGACGAATTCCTGATCAAGCCTCTCGACCGGCAGGAGGTCGTCCTGCGCGTCCGCAACCTGCTTCAGACCCGCCAGCTTTACGTCGATCTGGCCAGAGCCAACGCGGCGTTGCAGGACCAGGCCCAACCGCCCAAATAG
- a CDS encoding PAS domain-containing sensor histidine kinase produces MSLTMTGAGFRRWRAFTAGATIAACLAAAFVAWTALRIGGDRATIAVDDVGEAVAALIAAASCALAAGRASDRIRLAWSLFAISAATWGIGEVVWSVYEVGLGVSVPFPSWADAGYLSAIPLAIGGVFAFTPAPSRLTSRGEALLAGAIVALSLLFVAWSLGLARVYLISPASPAAQLIGLAYPLGDIITITVLTLALRRGAASANLGRMLLLLGGLAANASADSAFAYLTANGSYGALGDLLDAGWVIGYLMIALAPLWPAADHRRAAVEGPIELWQLALPWVALLMAAVTAIWLAATDQLLDRFSTVLAGGIGILLVGNQLLSHRDSLDLLRQSQRTEARLQRRTTLLNEIIARAPLGIARVTPDMNIVDANPRLGSLLHTEPVEMIGTPVASYLHPDEFTRVFALFQPLWNGAVDTIESDSKAIRKDGTTVWLHWSATSVRNAAGKVAYFLAMYEDADAEHAANEAAMAHLAGLERLNELKSEFVALVSHEFRTALVGIQGFSEMIRDEDLLMEEIKGFAGDINKDAERLNRMINDMLDLDRIEAGRLVMRIAPLNLNLVVEEAVERARAISSRHDITTRLDHAQPIVQGDSDRLTQVLSNLLSNAIKYSPDGGEITVTSQVSDGHVEIGVRDHGIGITPDFQKRLFGRYERYEKTSSKIIGTGLGLAITRQIVEMHGGRIWVDSCAGSGTEFHFTLPLGHARGAG; encoded by the coding sequence TTGAGTCTGACCATGACCGGCGCCGGCTTCCGTCGCTGGCGAGCGTTCACGGCCGGGGCGACGATCGCCGCCTGCCTGGCCGCGGCGTTCGTCGCCTGGACGGCGCTGCGGATCGGCGGCGACCGGGCCACGATCGCTGTCGACGACGTCGGCGAGGCGGTGGCGGCGCTGATCGCGGCCGCCAGCTGCGCCCTCGCCGCCGGCCGCGCCTCGGACCGGATCCGCCTCGCGTGGTCGCTGTTCGCGATCTCGGCCGCCACTTGGGGGATCGGCGAGGTCGTCTGGTCGGTGTACGAGGTCGGCCTGGGGGTCAGCGTCCCCTTCCCGTCATGGGCTGACGCTGGGTACCTATCAGCCATCCCGTTGGCCATCGGCGGGGTCTTCGCCTTCACCCCGGCTCCAAGCCGGTTGACCAGCCGTGGAGAGGCACTCCTGGCCGGGGCGATAGTCGCCCTCTCGCTGCTGTTCGTCGCCTGGTCGCTCGGCCTCGCCCGGGTCTACCTGATTTCGCCCGCCTCGCCCGCGGCCCAGCTGATCGGACTGGCGTACCCGCTCGGCGACATCATCACGATCACCGTCCTGACGCTTGCGCTGCGGCGCGGAGCGGCCAGCGCGAACCTCGGCCGCATGCTGCTGCTGCTTGGCGGCCTGGCCGCCAACGCAAGTGCCGACAGCGCTTTCGCCTACCTCACCGCCAACGGCTCGTACGGGGCCCTCGGCGACCTGCTCGATGCGGGTTGGGTGATCGGTTACCTGATGATCGCGCTGGCCCCGCTGTGGCCGGCGGCGGACCATCGCCGCGCCGCGGTCGAAGGGCCGATCGAGCTCTGGCAGCTGGCGCTGCCGTGGGTCGCGTTGCTCATGGCGGCCGTCACGGCCATATGGCTGGCGGCGACCGACCAGCTCCTGGATCGCTTCTCGACCGTACTCGCGGGAGGCATCGGAATCCTGCTCGTGGGCAATCAGCTGCTCTCTCACCGCGACTCGCTCGACCTGCTTCGCCAGAGTCAGCGGACCGAAGCCCGCCTGCAGCGCCGGACCACGCTCCTCAATGAGATCATCGCCCGCGCGCCGCTGGGCATCGCCCGCGTGACTCCGGACATGAACATCGTCGACGCGAACCCTCGCCTGGGATCGCTACTGCACACCGAACCCGTGGAAATGATCGGCACGCCGGTTGCGAGTTACCTGCACCCGGACGAGTTCACGCGCGTCTTCGCCCTGTTCCAACCGCTCTGGAATGGTGCCGTGGACACCATCGAATCGGACAGCAAGGCGATCCGCAAGGACGGCACCACCGTCTGGCTGCACTGGAGCGCGACGAGCGTGAGGAACGCGGCCGGCAAGGTCGCGTACTTCCTGGCGATGTACGAAGACGCCGACGCCGAGCACGCCGCCAACGAGGCGGCGATGGCCCACCTCGCGGGGCTCGAGCGGTTGAATGAGCTGAAGAGCGAGTTCGTCGCCCTGGTCAGCCACGAGTTTCGCACTGCCCTGGTCGGCATCCAGGGCTTCAGCGAGATGATCCGCGACGAAGACCTCCTGATGGAAGAGATCAAGGGATTCGCCGGCGACATCAACAAGGACGCGGAGCGGCTCAACCGGATGATCAACGACATGCTCGACCTCGACCGCATCGAGGCCGGCCGTCTGGTCATGCGCATCGCGCCCTTGAATCTCAACCTGGTGGTCGAGGAGGCGGTCGAGCGAGCCCGCGCCATCAGCTCACGGCACGACATCACGACCCGCCTTGATCACGCTCAGCCGATCGTGCAAGGCGACTCGGATCGCCTCACCCAGGTGCTCTCCAACCTGCTGAGCAACGCGATCAAGTACTCGCCTGACGGCGGCGAGATCACGGTCACGAGCCAGGTCAGTGACGGTCACGTCGAAATCGGCGTGCGAGACCACGGGATCGGAATCACGCCCGACTTCCAGAAGCGCCTTTTCGGGCGCTATGAGCGATATGAGAAGACGAGCAGCAAGATCATCGGCACCGGGCTCGGCCTGGCGATCACCCGTCAGATCGTCGAGATGCACGGAGGGCGCATCTGGGTGGACAGCTGTGCCGGCTCAGGCACCGAGTTCCACTTCACGCTGCCGCTGGGGCACGCACGGGGAGCCGGATAG
- a CDS encoding SelT/SelW/SelH family protein translates to MEQAVSLANELLSRWAPIMRAVELRSGSGGRFEVTLDGERVFSKAKLRRFPNRGEVAALFEKKLGPPLDWRNSSTP, encoded by the coding sequence CTGGAGCAGGCCGTGAGCCTGGCGAACGAGCTTCTGAGCCGGTGGGCGCCGATCATGCGCGCCGTCGAGCTGCGAAGCGGCAGCGGCGGCCGCTTCGAGGTCACCCTCGACGGGGAGCGGGTGTTCAGTAAGGCCAAGCTGCGCCGCTTCCCCAACCGTGGGGAGGTGGCCGCACTGTTCGAAAAGAAGCTGGGCCCGCCGCTGGATTGGCGCAATTCCTCGACCCCGTAA
- a CDS encoding aspartate aminotransferase family protein: MATTTTKEVPAARVAELIQGEEERFRQARPRSHQLWTEARGVLPRGVPSSFQDASPQPIFMARGRGSRAWDVDGNEYVDFHNGFGVMVVGHAHPKIVDAVSRQIAQGSHFAQPVEDGVVVARELARRFGQPKWRFTNSGTESTLDAVRIARGFTGRERLIKIEASYHGHHDALMVSVEPPPALMGAADAPASVPQSEGIPAAIVALTTVVPFNDPAALEKAFARHRDEVAAVIVEPAMMNVGIVLPDRGYLDAIKEIAHRHGALLIFDEVKTGVTIAPGGATERFGTTPDLVALAKAIGGGLPCGAVGGREDVMAVIEDKRVAQMGTFNGNPLTMAASRVTLLEILDPAAYAHFDALAESLQGGLDAIIAEHELPFHVTTLAARGGMTYRARRVRNYRDYLEIDRSLAYLSWLYQCNRGVLMAPGAEENWTLSVQHSVDDVQRYVDNFAEMAKDLRS; the protein is encoded by the coding sequence ATGGCGACAACGACCACCAAAGAGGTGCCGGCCGCGCGCGTCGCGGAACTCATCCAGGGTGAGGAGGAACGCTTCCGCCAGGCGCGGCCGCGCTCCCATCAGCTGTGGACGGAGGCTCGTGGCGTGCTGCCGCGCGGCGTCCCCTCGTCGTTCCAAGACGCCTCCCCGCAGCCGATATTCATGGCCCGCGGGCGCGGTAGCCGGGCGTGGGACGTGGACGGGAACGAGTACGTCGACTTCCACAACGGCTTCGGCGTCATGGTGGTCGGCCACGCGCATCCCAAGATCGTCGACGCGGTCAGCCGCCAGATCGCCCAGGGCTCGCACTTCGCGCAGCCGGTCGAGGATGGCGTGGTCGTGGCGCGCGAGCTGGCCCGCCGATTCGGTCAACCGAAGTGGCGGTTCACCAACTCGGGGACCGAATCGACACTAGACGCGGTCCGGATCGCCCGCGGCTTCACCGGCCGCGAGCGGCTGATCAAGATCGAGGCCTCCTACCACGGCCACCATGACGCGCTCATGGTCTCGGTCGAGCCACCGCCCGCCCTGATGGGCGCGGCCGACGCCCCGGCCTCGGTCCCGCAGAGCGAGGGCATCCCCGCCGCCATCGTCGCGCTGACGACGGTCGTGCCCTTCAACGACCCGGCCGCCCTGGAGAAGGCGTTCGCGCGGCACCGCGATGAAGTGGCCGCGGTGATCGTCGAGCCCGCGATGATGAACGTCGGCATCGTGCTGCCCGACCGCGGCTATCTCGACGCGATCAAGGAGATCGCCCACCGCCACGGCGCGCTGTTGATCTTTGACGAGGTCAAGACCGGCGTGACGATCGCGCCCGGCGGCGCCACCGAGCGCTTCGGCACCACCCCCGACCTGGTGGCGCTGGCCAAGGCCATCGGGGGTGGGCTTCCGTGCGGCGCAGTGGGCGGGCGCGAGGACGTGATGGCGGTGATCGAGGACAAGCGCGTCGCCCAGATGGGCACGTTCAACGGCAACCCCCTGACCATGGCCGCCTCCAGGGTGACGCTGCTGGAGATCCTGGACCCGGCCGCGTACGCGCATTTCGACGCCCTGGCCGAGTCGCTGCAGGGCGGGTTGGACGCGATCATCGCCGAACACGAGCTGCCTTTTCACGTCACCACGCTGGCTGCGCGCGGCGGCATGACCTATCGCGCCCGCCGGGTTCGCAACTACCGCGACTACCTCGAGATCGACAGGTCGCTCGCCTACCTGAGCTGGCTGTACCAGTGCAACCGCGGCGTGCTCATGGCGCCCGGCGCCGAGGAGAACTGGACCCTGTCAGTCCAGCACTCGGTCGACGACGTTCAGCGATACGTCGACAACTTCGCCGAGATGGCCAAAGACCTGCGTTCCTGA
- a CDS encoding LLM class F420-dependent oxidoreductase, giving the protein MKFGVAIFPTDYAISMSELAPAAEQLGFESLWVAEHSHIPANRQTPWPGGAELPKHYWHTLDPFIALTAAALASRTLLLATGICLVSQRDPIHTAKEVASVDRISNGRFIFGIGGGWNREEMADHGTDFRRRWQLMRERVEAMKAIWTWEEAEYHGDMVDFGPLWSWPKPVQRPHPPVVLGGSGPKILERVVRYADGWMPNRGDVIERIPELRELAEAAGRGHIPVSYYPKATAADIERVAEAGVERCIFYVPPDGRDLALTKLEELGRLIQPFLG; this is encoded by the coding sequence ATGAAGTTCGGCGTCGCCATCTTTCCCACCGACTACGCGATCTCGATGTCGGAGCTGGCGCCGGCCGCCGAGCAGCTGGGATTCGAGTCGCTGTGGGTCGCCGAGCATTCGCACATCCCGGCGAACCGGCAGACTCCGTGGCCGGGCGGCGCGGAGCTCCCCAAGCACTACTGGCACACGCTCGACCCGTTCATCGCGCTGACCGCGGCGGCGCTGGCTTCGAGGACGCTGCTGCTGGCCACCGGCATCTGCTTGGTGTCCCAGCGCGATCCGATCCACACCGCCAAGGAGGTCGCCAGCGTGGACCGCATCTCCAACGGCCGGTTCATCTTCGGTATCGGTGGCGGCTGGAATCGCGAAGAGATGGCCGACCACGGCACGGACTTCCGCCGGCGATGGCAGCTCATGCGTGAGCGCGTCGAGGCGATGAAGGCCATCTGGACCTGGGAGGAAGCCGAGTACCACGGCGACATGGTCGACTTCGGCCCCCTGTGGAGCTGGCCGAAGCCGGTCCAGAGGCCGCACCCGCCCGTCGTCCTGGGAGGCAGCGGCCCGAAGATCCTGGAGCGTGTGGTGCGCTACGCCGACGGCTGGATGCCGAATCGCGGCGACGTCATCGAGCGGATCCCCGAGCTCCGCGAGCTGGCGGAGGCGGCGGGCCGCGGCCACATACCGGTCTCGTACTACCCGAAAGCCACGGCCGCCGACATCGAGCGAGTCGCTGAAGCGGGGGTCGAACGGTGCATCTTTTACGTCCCGCCTGACGGCAGGGACCTGGCGCTCACCAAGCTCGAGGAGCTCGGCCGGCTGATCCAGCCGTTCTTGGGCTAA
- a CDS encoding D-alanyl-D-alanine carboxypeptidase, whose product MAEAIRDRGRRPGLAAAGSLWFASMRLRIGVVLLLAVAGLAAWNYLRPIPAVAARGSLPASDAVPGTAPSISWPSRGSGALGVSDLGLVASSGDEQPIPPASVTKVMTALVILEDKPLQKNDPGPLITIDQVDVDGYRADLADRQSVVRVQAGEQLTELQALQGMLIPSGNNLAETLARWDAGTIDAFVAKMNARARELHLTHTTFADTSGASAGTTSTPADLVALGMAAMKQPVFAQIVGMAQAELPVAGTVYNVDGVLGQSGIIGIKTGSGLKDGANFLFAASVPVDGHPIVIYGCVMGQPTLAVAFSAARALIASMQPALHVRRVIARNQSIASYTTPWGGQTDLVSTVDVDLAEWPGMVLRQRLDAGAIVVDRPLPAGTREGSEHVVLGDYSLDVPLVTAGPLYPPGRLWRLTRLTLS is encoded by the coding sequence ATGGCCGAGGCGATCCGTGACCGAGGGCGCCGCCCTGGGTTAGCCGCAGCCGGTTCGCTATGGTTTGCCTCCATGCGGCTGCGGATCGGGGTGGTGCTGCTGTTGGCCGTTGCCGGCCTGGCCGCCTGGAACTACCTGCGTCCGATCCCCGCCGTCGCCGCCAGGGGGTCGCTGCCCGCGTCAGACGCCGTGCCGGGCACGGCTCCCAGCATTTCGTGGCCGAGCCGAGGCTCGGGGGCGTTGGGCGTTTCGGACCTGGGCCTGGTCGCCAGCTCCGGTGACGAGCAGCCGATCCCGCCCGCGAGCGTGACCAAGGTGATGACGGCGCTGGTCATCCTCGAGGACAAGCCGCTCCAGAAGAACGACCCGGGTCCTCTCATCACGATCGACCAAGTTGACGTCGACGGCTACAGGGCCGACCTGGCGGACAGGCAGTCCGTGGTCCGGGTCCAGGCCGGCGAGCAGCTCACCGAGCTCCAGGCCCTGCAGGGAATGCTCATCCCCTCCGGCAACAACCTGGCCGAAACGCTCGCGCGATGGGATGCGGGGACGATCGACGCTTTCGTCGCCAAGATGAACGCCCGCGCACGGGAGCTGCACCTGACGCACACGACGTTCGCGGACACGAGCGGGGCGTCGGCCGGCACCACGAGCACGCCGGCCGACCTGGTGGCCCTGGGCATGGCCGCCATGAAGCAACCGGTCTTTGCGCAGATCGTCGGCATGGCCCAGGCCGAGCTGCCCGTGGCGGGTACGGTCTACAACGTCGACGGCGTGCTCGGCCAGAGCGGGATCATCGGCATCAAGACGGGTTCCGGTTTGAAGGACGGCGCCAATTTCCTCTTCGCCGCCAGCGTGCCGGTTGACGGCCACCCGATCGTCATCTACGGCTGCGTCATGGGCCAGCCCACCCTGGCCGTCGCGTTCTCGGCCGCCAGGGCGCTCATCGCCTCGATGCAGCCGGCCCTTCACGTCCGCCGTGTCATCGCGCGGAACCAGTCGATCGCCAGCTACACCACACCGTGGGGCGGTCAGACCGACCTGGTGTCGACCGTGGACGTCGACCTGGCTGAGTGGCCGGGCATGGTGCTGCGCCAGCGCCTGGACGCCGGCGCGATCGTCGTCGACAGGCCCTTGCCGGCAGGCACCCGTGAGGGCAGTGAGCACGTGGTGCTGGGCGATTACAGCCTGGACGTCCCGCTGGTGACCGCCGGCCCGCTCTACCCGCCGGGCCGGTTGTGGAGGCTGACCCGGCTCACCCTCTCCTGA
- a CDS encoding response regulator translates to MPVVLVVDDGAANRELINAYLDEIDCEVLLAEDGAAALDLIETEPPDLVLLDVQMPGLDGYEVCRRIKAMPRGRLLPVVMITASYQTDDRVTALESGADDFMTKPVERVELVARVRSALRLKALYNTLDSAEQVIFALAAAVEAKDAFTERHTQRVGESARHVGRRLGLPEVALDALYRGGIIHDIGKIGVPDAILLKPGPLDGLETARMQAHPAIGESIVRPLHSGSSLLPIIRHHHERYDGRGYPDGLRGQEIPRLARIVSVCDAYDALVNDRPYRARRSVEEAVAVLVDGAGTQWDPEMVDLFASEIPALQRLGAA, encoded by the coding sequence ATGCCGGTCGTCCTGGTGGTTGACGACGGAGCGGCCAACCGCGAACTGATCAACGCCTACCTGGATGAGATCGACTGCGAGGTGCTGCTGGCCGAGGACGGCGCCGCCGCCCTCGACCTGATCGAGACCGAACCGCCCGACCTCGTCCTCCTGGACGTCCAGATGCCGGGGCTGGACGGCTATGAGGTCTGCCGCCGCATCAAGGCCATGCCTCGGGGCCGTCTGCTGCCGGTGGTCATGATCACGGCTTCATACCAGACCGACGATCGGGTGACCGCACTCGAGTCGGGCGCCGACGACTTCATGACCAAACCGGTCGAGCGGGTCGAACTGGTGGCACGGGTCAGATCCGCCCTGCGGCTCAAGGCGCTGTACAACACGCTCGACAGCGCGGAGCAGGTGATCTTCGCCCTCGCCGCCGCGGTCGAGGCCAAGGACGCCTTCACCGAGCGGCACACCCAGCGCGTGGGCGAGTCGGCCCGGCACGTGGGCAGGCGGCTCGGACTGCCCGAGGTCGCGCTCGACGCCCTGTACCGCGGCGGGATCATCCACGACATCGGCAAGATCGGCGTGCCCGACGCCATCCTGCTCAAGCCCGGCCCGCTCGACGGCCTCGAAACGGCGCGCATGCAGGCCCACCCGGCCATCGGCGAAAGCATCGTGCGGCCGCTGCATTCCGGGTCCAGCCTCCTGCCGATCATCCGCCACCACCACGAGCGATATGACGGGCGTGGGTATCCCGACGGCCTTCGGGGTCAAGAGATTCCGCGCCTGGCCCGGATCGTCTCGGTTTGCGACGCGTACGACGCGCTGGTCAACGACCGTCCGTATCGCGCCCGCCGCTCGGTCGAGGAGGCGGTCGCGGTGCTGGTCGACGGCGCCGGGACGCAGTGGGATCCCGAGATGGTCGACCTGTTCGCCAGCGAGATACCCGCCCTTCAGCGCCTCGGCGCCGCCTGA
- the speB gene encoding agmatinase, producing the protein MFGPDVTFLGVERCDLDQPSTFEGAEVVIIGAPYDAGASYRAGARFGPKMIRTTDYLPHDSSRPHLALRVDPLRQLRVVDAGDIEMPGVEARVPLDALENAVRMATEAGAIPLILGGDHTITWPNVTGVARAKGWGRVSVIHFDAHADAGSIQFGSLIGHGLPMRRLIESGACRGDRFLQIGLRGYWPEPETLRWMAEQRMRSFEMHEVVRRGLDAVLEEAFAIAVDDCDGVFVSVDLDVVDPGMAPGTGTPEPGGLTGRQLLDAVRRIAIELPVVGIDVVEVSPPYDAAEITAFLANRVVLEMLSGIAFRRQGGTWASIPGTLLEGR; encoded by the coding sequence ATGTTCGGACCTGACGTGACCTTCCTCGGCGTGGAGCGGTGCGACCTCGACCAACCCTCCACTTTCGAAGGTGCGGAGGTCGTGATCATCGGCGCGCCCTATGACGCCGGCGCCTCGTATCGCGCCGGGGCGCGCTTCGGGCCCAAGATGATCCGGACCACCGACTACCTGCCCCACGACTCGTCGCGACCGCACCTGGCGCTTCGCGTCGACCCGCTCCGGCAGCTGCGTGTGGTGGATGCCGGCGACATCGAGATGCCCGGTGTCGAGGCCAGGGTGCCGCTGGACGCCCTCGAGAACGCGGTGCGGATGGCGACCGAAGCCGGGGCGATCCCGTTGATCCTGGGCGGCGATCACACGATCACCTGGCCGAACGTGACGGGCGTCGCGCGCGCCAAGGGCTGGGGCCGCGTGTCGGTGATCCATTTCGACGCGCACGCAGACGCCGGCTCGATCCAATTCGGCAGCCTGATCGGCCACGGGCTGCCCATGCGCCGGCTCATCGAGTCCGGCGCGTGCCGCGGCGACCGCTTTCTCCAGATCGGCCTGCGCGGCTACTGGCCGGAGCCGGAAACCCTGCGGTGGATGGCCGAGCAGCGCATGCGGTCGTTCGAGATGCACGAGGTGGTGCGGCGCGGCCTCGACGCGGTGCTCGAGGAGGCGTTCGCCATCGCCGTCGACGACTGCGATGGCGTTTTCGTCTCCGTCGACCTGGATGTGGTCGACCCCGGCATGGCGCCGGGGACCGGCACGCCCGAACCCGGCGGGCTGACGGGCCGCCAGCTGCTGGACGCCGTGCGACGCATCGCGATCGAGCTGCCGGTGGTCGGGATCGACGTGGTCGAGGTGTCACCGCCCTACGACGCGGCCGAGATCACCGCCTTCCTCGCCAATCGGGTCGTGCTGGAGATGCTTTCCGGGATCGCGTTTCGCCGGCAGGGCGGCACCTGGGCCTCGATCCCCGGCACCCTCCTGGAGGGCCGTTAG
- a CDS encoding HD-GYP domain-containing protein: MLFGNEARQASWEGVPVVARSPAPHFEGWLDEVVALGLLVKDREALGHNRRVAQLCVRIGRELAMTAAELRVLARSGLLHDVGKLGVPDAILGKGSSLDESEWTLVKTHPEMGLSIFGGGAQAKREVGAVLYHHERLDGSGYPYGLVGEAIPIEARIVAVADTYDALTSDRPYRKACSPWAARRVLLEEAVERLDPRVVGALLRALDSATLRAV, translated from the coding sequence CTGCTGTTCGGTAACGAGGCCCGGCAGGCCTCGTGGGAGGGCGTCCCTGTGGTTGCACGCTCGCCGGCACCGCATTTCGAAGGCTGGCTCGACGAGGTCGTGGCGCTTGGCCTCTTGGTCAAGGATCGCGAAGCGCTCGGCCATAACCGTCGTGTCGCGCAGCTGTGCGTGCGCATCGGGCGTGAGCTGGCGATGACCGCGGCCGAGCTTCGCGTGCTGGCGCGGTCGGGCCTCCTGCATGACGTCGGCAAGCTCGGCGTCCCGGACGCCATCCTCGGCAAGGGCTCTTCGCTCGACGAGTCCGAGTGGACCCTCGTCAAGACGCATCCCGAGATGGGCCTCTCGATCTTCGGGGGTGGCGCCCAGGCGAAGCGCGAGGTGGGCGCCGTGCTCTACCACCACGAGCGCCTGGACGGCAGCGGCTACCCATACGGGCTCGTGGGCGAAGCCATCCCGATCGAAGCGCGCATCGTGGCCGTCGCCGACACCTACGACGCGCTGACGTCCGACCGGCCGTACCGGAAAGCCTGCAGTCCGTGGGCGGCGCGTCGGGTGCTGCTGGAGGAGGCGGTCGAGCGCCTCGACCCCAGAGTCGTCGGCGCGCTGCTGCGGGCTCTCGATTCGGCGACGCTTCGGGCGGTTTGA
- a CDS encoding tetratricopeptide repeat protein, translating to MSEVLTHPSGTDAPRRDGKIASGRRGRRRGVEIKPGSVKQARMEAGLSLGQVAGDAISRTAIYFVETGKAKPSMETLKLIAERTGRPLDYFLARPSTMEPRSSAGTAELERLIAVGDAAGALAAGEAALSQKHDAEADARLKHLMASAHLRLAQPAAARRLASAARRHFEEVGDSLMTAECMGSEASAAYLMQDPSALSLAEDALRLCRSLVPVPRITEARLLAILGGVYATNQDWPAAIDSYEQAIAAGDVVQDLRRLSIMYSGLSFAYQEVGQLNQAANYAHRALAIHETLDDRISLARSENNLGLVLFRRGEFPEAQRHLTRSLRLFEDSGVDTGKAEVLLSLCELCFARGEHARAGRLAAEGLEVAEKVAELATAGTAHTWIGRVAAAGGDDVRAGAEFQTAFEILEKCGARERLSRAHVAYAEILESRGDLVGGNAQLKQAIAAWRPALSGPRAAESRADIA from the coding sequence ATGTCAGAGGTGCTCACGCACCCTTCCGGAACCGACGCTCCGAGACGGGATGGGAAGATCGCCTCGGGTCGCCGGGGGCGCCGGCGCGGGGTCGAGATCAAGCCGGGCTCGGTCAAACAGGCAAGGATGGAGGCCGGGCTGAGCCTCGGCCAGGTGGCGGGCGATGCGATCAGCCGGACGGCCATCTACTTCGTCGAGACCGGGAAGGCGAAGCCGTCGATGGAGACGCTCAAGCTCATCGCCGAGCGCACGGGGCGGCCCCTCGACTACTTCCTGGCTCGGCCGAGCACCATGGAGCCTCGATCCTCAGCCGGGACGGCGGAGCTGGAGCGCCTGATCGCCGTTGGCGATGCGGCGGGGGCGCTGGCCGCGGGCGAGGCTGCGCTCAGCCAGAAGCACGATGCGGAGGCCGACGCGCGCCTCAAGCACCTGATGGCGAGCGCGCACCTGCGCCTGGCGCAGCCGGCGGCTGCACGGCGCCTCGCCTCGGCCGCCAGGAGACATTTCGAGGAGGTCGGCGATTCCCTGATGACGGCGGAGTGCATGGGCAGCGAAGCGTCGGCGGCCTACCTCATGCAGGATCCCAGCGCGCTTTCGCTCGCCGAAGACGCCCTGCGGCTGTGCCGCTCGCTCGTCCCGGTGCCGCGGATCACCGAGGCCCGGCTGCTCGCCATCCTGGGCGGCGTCTACGCCACCAACCAGGACTGGCCGGCGGCCATCGACAGCTACGAGCAGGCGATCGCGGCGGGTGATGTGGTCCAGGACCTGCGGCGGCTTTCGATCATGTACAGCGGTCTCAGCTTCGCCTACCAGGAGGTGGGCCAGCTCAACCAGGCAGCCAACTACGCCCATCGCGCACTCGCGATTCACGAGACGCTGGACGATCGCATCTCCCTCGCTCGATCCGAAAACAACCTCGGATTGGTCCTCTTCCGGCGCGGCGAGTTTCCTGAGGCCCAGCGGCACCTGACCCGCTCGCTTCGGTTGTTCGAGGATTCGGGAGTCGATACCGGGAAGGCAGAGGTCCTCTTGAGCCTGTGCGAGCTGTGCTTTGCGCGTGGGGAGCATGCGCGAGCCGGCCGGCTCGCTGCGGAAGGGCTGGAAGTCGCCGAAAAAGTGGCGGAGCTGGCCACCGCCGGCACCGCGCACACCTGGATCGGTCGCGTGGCGGCCGCCGGCGGCGACGACGTCCGGGCCGGCGCCGAGTTTCAGACGGCCTTTGAGATCCTGGAAAAGTGCGGCGCGCGTGAGCGCTTGAGCCGGGCCCACGTCGCCTACGCCGAGATCCTGGAGAGTCGGGGCGACCTGGTGGGCGGCAACGCCCAGCTGAAGCAGGCCATCGCCGCGTGGCGCCCGGCACTGAGCGGCCCCAGGGCCGCGGAGTCTCGAGCCGACATCGCCTGA